A stretch of Pangasianodon hypophthalmus isolate fPanHyp1 chromosome 9, fPanHyp1.pri, whole genome shotgun sequence DNA encodes these proteins:
- the LOC113529984 gene encoding leucine-rich repeat-containing protein 10B, translating into MGNSSQKEGEEEKGKEEEKEKEGDKEEEVEEEEKAKVKEEEVEQKLPSCFNELISSGDPVLDLSHLRFRYLPKEVMGLLHLEKLYLSRNQLRTLPDSIAQLQGLRTLALDLNKMDDVPLGVCQLANLTRLYLGSNRLMSLPPEFRNLQNLRCLWMDSNYFQRFPKQLYELPHLRSLQIGDNKLKTLPSDMWRMEALRSLWLYGNRFTEFPRVLLKMEHLEILDLDRNRISEFPSLLQFPALRLFSYDHNPVRGPPRFGQDVIIVGEGAAQALKERESKKQAKERAEREAEAAAAAAAAAANPAIHGILKKLRMSKSLTASAASAEEDVTLQIKEEEVESERHTVSFDKGEHEYEREGYDGYGRVEVEYEQGR; encoded by the coding sequence ATGGGAAACTCCTCTCAAAAAGAGGGGGAGGAGGAAAAGggcaaagaagaagaaaaagaaaaagagggtgacaaggaggaggaagtggaggaagaggaaaaggcTAAAGTGAAAGAAGAGGAGGTGGAACAAAAGCTGCCTTCGTGTTTTAATGAGCTAATCTCTAGTGGAGATCCAGTGCTGGACCTGAGCCATCTTCGTTTCCGATACCTCCCTAAGGAAGTTATGGGCCTGCTACATTTGGAGAAACTGTATTTAAGTAGAAATCAGCTTCGCACTCTGCCGGATAGTATTGCTCAGCTGCAGGGCCTGCGCACTCTTGCGCTTGACCTAAACAAAATGGATGACGTCCCGCTGGGTGTGTGCCAGTTGGCCAACCTCACCCGCCTATACCTTGGCAGCAATCGGCTGATGAGCCTGCCACCAGAATTCAGAAACCTGCAGAACCTACGTTGTCTATGGATGGACAGTAACTACTTTCAGCGCTTCCCCAAGCAGCTATATGAGCTCCCTCACCTGCGCTCGCTACAGATTGGTGACAACAAACTTAAGACGCTGCCGTCAGACATGTGGCGCATGGAAGCGCTGCGCAGCCTCTGGCTCTATGGCAACCGCTTCACTGAGTTCCCACGTGTTCTCCTGAAGATGGAGCACCTGGAGATTCTGGATTTAGACCGAAACCGTATCTCAGAGTTCCCCAGTCTGCTACAGTTCCCAGCACTCCGACTCTTTTCCTATGACCACAACCCTGTGAGGGGGCCGCCGCGTTTTGGACAGGATGTTATAATTGTTGGGGAAGGGGCAGCACAGGCCttgaaggaaagagagagtaaaaagCAAGCAAAGGAGCGagcagaaagagaggcagaggcagCAGCTGCAGCCGCAGCCGCAGCAGCTAATCCAGCCATCCATGGAATACTAAAGAAACTCCGAATGAGCAAGTCTTTGACAGCAAGTGCAGCATCAGCTGAGGAGGATGTGACATTACAAATCAAAGAAGAAGAGGTGGAGTCTGAAAGACATACAGTGTCATTTGACAAGGGGGAGCATGAATATGAGCGTGAGGGGTATGATGGTTATGGAAGGGTAGAGGTGGAGTATGAGCAAGGAAGATGA
- the LOC113529790 gene encoding fatty acid desaturase 2: MGGGGHRGEQLGSGESGSCAQYTWEEVQKHNRRGDQWLVIERKVYNVSEWTKRHPGGRRVLAHYAGEDATDAFTAFHPDQRFVRKFMKPLLLGELAPSEPSQDHGKNAALMEDFRALRKQLEAQGLFRTSPLFFILYLGHILLLEALSLALLSTFGNGWIMTILVSVILATAQAQAGWLQHDFGHLSVFKNSTWDHVVHKFVIGHLKGASANWWNHRHFQHHAKPNVVKKDPDINMLNILVLGNILPVEYGTKKLKHLPYNHQHKYFFLIGPPLLIPLYFNMHILQTMYLQRDWVDFAWYLSYYARYLTCYVPYYGVLGSFVLLTFVRFMESHWFVWVTQMNHIPMDIDYDKNDDWLSMQLKATCNIEHSAFNDWFSGHLNFQIEHHLFPMMPRHNYSRAAPQVRKLCEKYGVKYQVKGLWESWCDIVRSLKKSGELWLDAYLHK; the protein is encoded by the exons ATGGGCGGCGGAGGACACCGGGGTGAGCAGCTGGGGTCAGGAGAGAGCGGCTCATGCGCACAGTACACCTGGGAAGAAGTGCAGAAGCACAATCGCAGGGGTGATCAATGGCTGGTGATTGAGAGAAAAGTGTACAATGTGAGTGAGTGGACGAAAAGACACCCTGGAGGACGCAGAGTTCTAGCGCACTATGCTGGAGAGGACGCAACG GATGCATTTACGGCCTTCCATCCGGATCAGCGATTCGTGCGGAAGTTCATGAAGCCGCTGCTGCTGGGAGAGTTGGCGCCTTCGGAGCCCAGTCAAGACCATGGCAAAAAC GCTGCTTTAATGGAAGATTTCCGGGCCTTGCGTAAGCAGTTGGAGGCACAGGGCTTGTTCCGCACCAGCCCGCTGTTTTTTATCCTATACCTTGGACACATTCTGCTCTTGGAGGCCCTGTCTTTAGCACTCCTTTCGACATTTGGCAATGGCTGGATTATGACAATTCTAGTGTCTGTCATACTGGCCACTGCACAG GCTCAGGCTGGCTGGCTTCAGCATGACTTTGGCCACCTGTCAGTTTTCAAAAATTCTACCTGGGATCACGTAGTGCACAAATTTGTCATTGGACACCTGAAG GGGGCTTCTGCAAATTGGTGGAACCATCGCCACTTTCAGCACCATGCTAAGCCCAATGTGGTCAAGAAGGACCCTGACATCAACATGCTGAACATACTGGTCCTGGGAAACATCCTGCCTGTTGAG TATGGGACTAAAAAGTTGAAGCACTTGCCCTATAACCATCAGCACAAGTACTTCTTTTTGA TTGGCCCTCCCCTGCTCATACCACTGTACTTTAACATGCACATTTTGCAAACGATGTATTTGCAACGGGATTGGGTG GATTTTGCATGGTATCTGTCCTACTATGCACGTTACCTCACGTGTTATGTTCCCTATTATGGAGTTCTGGGATCTTTCGTGCTTCTGACTTTTGTAAG GTTTATGGAGAGTCACTGGTTTGTGTGGGTGACCCAGATGAACCACATTCCCATGGACATTGACTATGACAAAAATGATGACTGGCTCAGCATGCAG TTGAAAGCTACTTGTAATATTGAGCATTCAGCGTTCAATGATTGGTTCAGCGGCCATCTCAACTTCCAGATTGAGCACCA TCTCTTTCCCATGATGCCTCGCCATAACTATAGCCGTGCGGCTCCTCAAGTACGAAAACTTTGTGAGAAGTACGGAGTTAAGTATCAGGTCAAAGGCCTGTGGGAATCCTGGTGTGACATTGTCAG GTCTTTGAAGAAGTCTGGTGAGCTGTGGCTAGATGCCTACCTCCACAAATAA